A genomic stretch from Lathyrus oleraceus cultivar Zhongwan6 chromosome 2, CAAS_Psat_ZW6_1.0, whole genome shotgun sequence includes:
- the LOC127118516 gene encoding serine/arginine-rich splicing factor SC35 isoform X1, with protein sequence METSILGLASFPCYTTPNRSLPKLRILSMRHQYPLASKIVVKNLPYFTRENTLQTEFSNFGKIAEVNMVKDAITGRSKGFAFIQYTSQDDAMLALENMDQKNFHGRTISVNLVKLDPYELCEPPPRATGPPKKCNLPKPRASGSPKKCNLPEPRKWNLPKEYVEDVDCWY encoded by the exons ATGGAGACGAGCATCCTAGGGTTGGCTTCTTTCCCTTGCTACACAACACCAAACCGTTCTCTTCCAAAGCTTCGGATACTATCTATGCGACATCAATATCCCCTTGCAAGCAAAATCGTTGTTAAAA ATTTACCTTACTTTACTCGTGAGAATACTTTGCAAACGGAATTTTCTAATTTTGGCAAGATAGCTGAAG TTAATATGGTAAAAGATGCGATCACAGGAAGATCGAAGGGATTTGCTTTTATTCAATACACAAGTCAGGACGATGCCATGCTTGCACTAGAAAACatggatcaaaag AATTTTCACGGCCGGACAATCTCTGTAAATCTTGTAAAACTTGATCCTTATGAATTGTGTGAACCCCCGCCAAGGGCCACAGGGCCACCAAAGAAGTGTAATTTACCAAAACCAAGGGCCTCAGGGTCACCAAAGAAGTGTAATTTACCGGAACCAAGGAAGTGGAATTTACCTAAAGAGTATGTAGAAGATGTAGATTGCTGGTACTGA
- the LOC127118516 gene encoding serine/arginine-rich splicing factor SC35 isoform X2, with protein METSILGLASFPCYTTPNRSLPKLRILSMRHQYPLASKIVVKNLPYFTRENTLQTEFSNFGKIAEGRSKGFAFIQYTSQDDAMLALENMDQKNFHGRTISVNLVKLDPYELCEPPPRATGPPKKCNLPKPRASGSPKKCNLPEPRKWNLPKEYVEDVDCWY; from the exons ATGGAGACGAGCATCCTAGGGTTGGCTTCTTTCCCTTGCTACACAACACCAAACCGTTCTCTTCCAAAGCTTCGGATACTATCTATGCGACATCAATATCCCCTTGCAAGCAAAATCGTTGTTAAAA ATTTACCTTACTTTACTCGTGAGAATACTTTGCAAACGGAATTTTCTAATTTTGGCAAGATAGCTGAAG GAAGATCGAAGGGATTTGCTTTTATTCAATACACAAGTCAGGACGATGCCATGCTTGCACTAGAAAACatggatcaaaag AATTTTCACGGCCGGACAATCTCTGTAAATCTTGTAAAACTTGATCCTTATGAATTGTGTGAACCCCCGCCAAGGGCCACAGGGCCACCAAAGAAGTGTAATTTACCAAAACCAAGGGCCTCAGGGTCACCAAAGAAGTGTAATTTACCGGAACCAAGGAAGTGGAATTTACCTAAAGAGTATGTAGAAGATGTAGATTGCTGGTACTGA